The following proteins are co-located in the Flectobacillus major DSM 103 genome:
- a CDS encoding TonB-dependent receptor domain-containing protein — protein sequence MKHFITILALLGSTHLVQAQIPAGQSRPPQKTEASAVLAAPVAKGNAKITGYVIDSAATQAVEFANIALFNKATNKIVDGTVADEKGKFVMKGLAAGNYKIQISFVGFSNKTIDNITLKKGDDLDLGVVKLSSSTKMLAEVTVTGEKSLIEEKVDRLVFNAEKDLTSKGGDASDVLKKVPMLTVDLDGNVSLRGSSNIRVLINNKPSTIVASSVADALKQIPADMIKTVEVITSPSAKYDAEGSGGIINIITKKTTLEGLTLNVDSGAGNRASNLGLNGNYRKGKMGFSLSGFGRAFYNPSSGTLTQSTIQNGASIKTNQTTDAFDNGLFGQYTLGFDYDIAKNQSLSASARFGVRNLTRDQTQITSLFKDDVLQSLANRDVVSKDLSNSMDFNIDYVRTFKPQQEWSISTQYSQNNLTNNFTSDLLGTASDILSRQKNLNLNTNKEFTIQTDYQTPITKNQLLEFGGKGIFRQVNSNFQYLTAAGNSEIFSNDANRPSGLLNYSQNVAAGYVSYTLTTANKYTFKLGTRYEYTSIKANSLENTISIPDYSNLVPSINVSKSLGELTTLKAAYNRRIQRPGLQQLNPNFNTANPQDIRVGNPNLSPELTDNFELGLSTNIKKTYLNISAFARQTDNAISQIRVVSDTLSGALVTTFQNIGKQQNYGANIFANVFLTSKWTLNGGIDLVHTYLEGQAQDINGLSYTTNNSGLVVSGRLMTQIQLGSGWGVQGFGFFRGKQVQLQGTQTGFQMYSLGVKKDLNNKKGSIGLAAENFLTNGFLMETNLNTAQFQQTSQNKIYNSSIKVTFSYKIGKMSFAAPKKTRSVNNDDVKGDGGGDSGTQQATPAGGGRPK from the coding sequence ATGAAACATTTCATCACAATACTGGCCCTTTTAGGAAGTACTCATTTGGTACAAGCTCAAATACCTGCTGGGCAAAGTCGACCTCCACAAAAAACAGAAGCGTCGGCTGTACTTGCGGCTCCTGTAGCCAAAGGCAATGCCAAAATTACAGGTTATGTAATCGACTCTGCTGCTACACAGGCGGTCGAGTTTGCCAATATTGCTCTTTTCAACAAAGCCACCAACAAAATTGTAGATGGTACTGTAGCCGACGAAAAAGGTAAGTTTGTGATGAAAGGGCTAGCGGCTGGCAACTACAAAATTCAAATTTCGTTTGTGGGTTTTAGCAACAAAACGATTGACAACATTACCTTGAAAAAAGGCGACGACCTCGACTTGGGTGTAGTGAAACTCTCATCAAGTACAAAAATGTTGGCAGAAGTTACTGTAACTGGCGAAAAATCGTTGATTGAAGAAAAAGTAGACCGTTTGGTTTTTAATGCTGAAAAAGACCTTACCTCGAAAGGTGGCGATGCCTCGGATGTTTTGAAAAAAGTACCAATGCTTACAGTCGATTTGGACGGTAACGTTTCGTTGAGGGGTAGCTCTAATATCAGGGTATTAATCAACAACAAGCCATCAACTATTGTTGCAAGTAGCGTAGCTGATGCCCTCAAACAGATTCCTGCCGATATGATCAAAACTGTAGAGGTAATTACGTCGCCATCGGCCAAATACGATGCTGAAGGTTCGGGCGGGATTATCAATATTATTACCAAAAAAACTACGCTTGAAGGCTTAACATTGAATGTTGATTCGGGGGCGGGTAATCGTGCCTCAAACTTAGGCCTCAATGGTAATTACAGAAAAGGCAAAATGGGCTTTAGTTTGAGTGGTTTTGGTCGTGCTTTCTATAATCCATCGTCGGGTACGCTTACTCAGTCGACTATTCAGAATGGTGCTTCAATCAAAACTAACCAAACTACCGATGCTTTTGACAATGGCTTGTTTGGACAATACACCCTTGGTTTTGATTATGATATTGCCAAAAACCAATCGTTATCGGCAAGTGCCCGATTTGGCGTAAGAAACCTCACCCGCGACCAAACCCAGATTACGAGTTTATTCAAAGACGATGTTTTACAAAGCCTTGCCAATCGTGATGTAGTATCAAAAGATTTATCGAACTCGATGGACTTTAATATTGATTATGTGCGTACTTTCAAGCCACAACAAGAATGGTCGATTTCGACACAATACAGCCAAAACAATTTGACCAACAACTTTACATCAGATTTGTTGGGAACAGCTAGCGATATTTTGAGCCGTCAAAAAAACCTTAACTTAAATACCAACAAAGAATTTACTATCCAGACCGACTACCAAACGCCTATTACCAAAAATCAATTGCTAGAGTTTGGTGGAAAGGGTATTTTCAGACAGGTAAATAGCAATTTTCAGTACTTAACAGCAGCGGGTAATTCGGAAATATTCTCGAACGATGCCAATCGCCCATCGGGGTTATTAAATTATAGCCAAAATGTAGCTGCGGGATATGTATCGTACACATTGACAACCGCCAACAAATACACCTTCAAATTAGGTACTCGTTACGAATACACCAGTATAAAAGCTAATTCGTTAGAAAACACCATTTCGATTCCAGATTACAGCAATCTTGTTCCAAGCATCAATGTATCGAAAAGCCTTGGTGAGCTTACTACACTGAAAGCCGCTTATAACCGTCGTATTCAAAGACCTGGCCTTCAACAGCTTAACCCCAACTTTAATACAGCCAACCCACAAGACATCAGAGTGGGTAATCCGAACCTAAGCCCAGAATTAACCGATAATTTTGAATTAGGATTGAGTACAAATATCAAAAAAACGTATTTGAATATATCGGCTTTTGCTCGCCAAACCGATAATGCTATTTCACAGATTAGAGTTGTATCGGATACGCTATCGGGAGCATTGGTAACGACTTTCCAAAATATCGGAAAACAACAAAATTATGGTGCTAATATTTTTGCCAATGTATTTCTTACATCAAAATGGACATTAAATGGCGGCATCGACTTGGTACATACCTACTTAGAAGGACAGGCACAAGATATTAATGGCTTATCTTACACCACCAACAACTCAGGATTGGTAGTAAGTGGGCGATTAATGACACAGATTCAGCTAGGAAGTGGCTGGGGAGTTCAAGGATTTGGCTTCTTTAGAGGAAAACAAGTGCAATTACAGGGAACTCAAACAGGGTTTCAAATGTATTCTTTAGGTGTAAAGAAAGATCTGAACAACAAAAAAGGAAGTATTGGTCTTGCTGCCGAAAACTTCCTTACCAATGGCTTCTTGATGGAAACAAACCTGAATACAGCACAATTCCAACAAACAAGTCAAAACAAAATATACAATTCGAGCATAAAAGTAACGTTTAGTTATAAAATAGGTAAAATGAGCTTTGCCGCTCCAAAGAAAACCCGTTCTGTAAATAACGACGACGTAAAAGGTGATGGCGGAGGAGACAGCGGCACACAACAAGCTACACCTGCTGGCGGTGGAAGACCCAAATAA